The following are encoded together in the Carboxydocella sporoproducens DSM 16521 genome:
- a CDS encoding cytochrome b/b6 domain-containing protein yields MHPAPVRLVHWWNVTAISFLVLSGFYIHDPLFWEGWFAGMDRARLVHLVAGWLLVAATFYRWGFALVTGEWRQVVFRWQDMKDLRQLLKYYLFLTSSYPQKGKYNPGQKLAYTLLPFLIIGQLVTGVILLKPALAPVAFALGDLARLRLIHYLLTWVMLVFVLGHLYLVLQSGWQNIKTIIRG; encoded by the coding sequence ATGCATCCCGCTCCGGTACGCCTGGTGCATTGGTGGAATGTAACTGCTATCAGTTTCCTGGTTTTATCCGGGTTTTATATACATGATCCTCTCTTCTGGGAGGGTTGGTTTGCCGGGATGGATCGGGCCCGCCTCGTTCACCTGGTAGCCGGCTGGCTGCTGGTGGCAGCGACCTTTTATCGCTGGGGATTCGCCCTGGTCACAGGTGAATGGCGGCAGGTGGTTTTCCGCTGGCAGGACATGAAAGATTTAAGACAACTGCTTAAATATTATTTATTTCTTACTTCTAGCTACCCCCAAAAGGGCAAATACAACCCCGGGCAAAAGCTAGCCTACACCCTCCTCCCCTTTCTCATCATAGGGCAATTGGTTACTGGAGTCATTTTGTTGAAGCCTGCCCTGGCTCCGGTGGCTTTTGCCCTGGGGGATCTTGCCCGATTGCGACTGATACATTATCTGCTGACCTGGGTGATGCTGGTGTTTGTGCTGGGCCATCTCTATCTGGTTTTGCAAAGTGGCTGGCAAAACATCAAGACCATTATCCGGGGCTAA